A genomic window from Salvia hispanica cultivar TCC Black 2014 chromosome 5, UniMelb_Shisp_WGS_1.0, whole genome shotgun sequence includes:
- the LOC125187524 gene encoding rhodanese-like domain-containing protein 9, chloroplastic has product MAGITFCHHLAFSSQSNLSPSWLITGATKRPQLHIKRLVTKAEVSFVDSDEAKKLIAVEGYAVIDVRDKTQFERAHIKNCYHVPLFILNNDNDLGTIIKRTVHNNFSGLFFGLPFTKPNPEFVESVKNQFSSESSKLLLVCQEGLRSAAAAYKLEEAGYQNIACISSGLQSVKPGTFDAIGSTELQDAGKAGLIQVQGKISAVLGTVLICAFLFITFFPDQAEKLFQLAPTS; this is encoded by the exons ATGGCAGGGATAACATTTTGTCACCACTTAGCCTTCTCCTCTCAGAG CAACTTGAGTCCATCTTGGTTGATCACCGGAGCGACAAAGAGGCCACAACTGCATATTAAAAGATTGGTGACTAAGGCCGAAGTGAGCTTCGTCGACTCTGATGAGGCGAAGAAGCTGATAGCGGTCGAGGGCTACGCAGTTATAGACGTTCGCGACAAAACTCAGTTTGAGAGAGCACATATAAAGAACTGCTATCACGTCCCATTGTTCATTCTGAACAACGACAACGATTTAG GAACGATAATAAAGAGAACCGTGCACAACAATTTCTCGGGCTTGTTTTTCGGGTTGCCTTTCACCAAGCCTAATCCGGAATTCGTTGAATCTGTCAAGAACCAGTTTTCATCTGAGAGTAGCAAGCTGCTGCTTGTTTGTCAAGAGGGGCTCAG GTCTGCTGCTGCTGCCTACAAATTGGAGGAAGCCGGTTATCAGAATATAGCGTGCATATCATCCGGGCTACAATCTGTAAAACCTG GTACATTCGATGCCATTGGTTCAACGGAGCTGCAAGATGCGGGGAAGGCTGGTCTGATTCAAGTTCAAGGCAAAATCTCAGCAGTGCTGGGGACTGTTCTCATCT GTGCGTTTCTGTTCATTACATTCTTCCCTGACCAAGCAGAGAAGCTGTTCCAGCTCGCCCCGACAAGCTAA
- the LOC125191228 gene encoding uncharacterized protein LOC125191228 yields the protein MSEKENEREDKEEREMFVHWNHEHPLAPVDIQRSIRVCDGCLKPFGRGEKCYGCSQECGYDVLLHEECAEAPRKITHAMHPQHTLTQQYSPVEWQTRCSVCQGYVACISYGCTSVECMFVMHISCAGGSDMMYEAEDGEGSIIHHASHPKHKLELLRRRCSFKCDACGTTHAIGSSCSSYTCTDDACEYWIHERCASLPHTIQREDHNHSLSLTFHVPLQYLVYNYRCDVCSKRLISKFWIYHCELCSYAVHITCAFTKSLPDSKYNPYLKSDS from the coding sequence atgagtgagaaagagaatgagagagaagataaggaggagagagagatgttTGTTCATTGGAACCACGAGCATCCGCTTGCTCCGGTGGATATTCAGAGAAGCATACGTGTTTGTGATGGTTGCCTAAAGCCTTTTGGAAGGGGAGAGAAATGCTATGGATGCAGCCAGGAATGCGGGTATGATGTCCTCCTACATGAAGAATGTGCAGAGGCGCCAAGGAAGATCACACACGCAATGCACCCTCAACACACACTCACTCAACAATATTCCCCCGTGGAATGGCAAACGCGCTGCTCTGTCTGCCAAGGGTATGTTGCATGCATCTCCTATGGATGTACGAGTGTGGAATGCATGTTTGTGATGCATATCAGTTGCGCTGGGGGCAGCGACATGATGTATGAAGCCGAAGATGGTGAGGGCAGCATCATACATCATGCGAGCCACCCCAAGCACAAATTGGAGTTGTTGAGGAGAAGGTGTTCGTTCAAGTGCGATGCTTGCGGAACCACACACGCCATAGGGAGTTCATGTTCATCCTACACATGCACCGATGATGCATGCGAGTATTGGATCCATGAGAGATGCGCTTCATTGCCTCACACCATTCAAAGGGAAGATCACAATcactccctctctctcactttcCATGTCCCGCTTCAATATCTCGTATACAACTACCGTTGTGATGTCTGCAGTAAAAGATTAATATCCAAATTTTGGATATATCATTGTGAGCTTTGCAGCTATGCTGTCCATATCACCTGCGCCTTCACCAAATCTCTCCCCGACTCTAAATATAATCCATATCTTAAAAGCGATTCGTGA